Proteins from one Chelonia mydas isolate rCheMyd1 chromosome 14, rCheMyd1.pri.v2, whole genome shotgun sequence genomic window:
- the LOC114018492 gene encoding HLA class II histocompatibility antigen, DR beta 5 chain isoform X8 — MGAGRILGAGSCWAGALLVTLTVLRNHLAHCTEPPEHFLYQTKHECHFANGTGRVRYLYRDIYNGRQDVHFDSDVGVFVADTELGRPDAEYWNKDPEILAYRRAAVDTFCRHNYGVDAPFTVDRRVQPKVKVSPTTSESGPHSHLLVCSVTGFYPSGIEIKWLKNGQEQTAGVVSTELLHNGDWTFQILVMLEMSPRRGDIYTCQVEHISLQGPLSVNWEAQSDAARSKMLTGVGGFVLGLIFLVPGLLIYLKNKKGRPIPQPAGLLS; from the exons ATGGGGGCGGGTCGGATCCTGGGGGCCGggagctgctgggctggggctctgcTAGTGACACTGACGGTGCTGAGAAACCACCTGGCTCATTGCACGGAGCCCCCAG AGCATTTCCTGTACCAGACGAAGCACGAGTGTCACTTCGCCAACGGCACCGGGCGGGTCCGGTACCTGTACCGGGACATCTACAACGGGCGGCAGGACGTGCACTTCGACAGCGACGTGGGGGTGTTCGTGGCGGACACGGAGCTGGGCCGGCCCGACGCCGAGTATTGGAACAAGGACCCGGAGATCCTGGCGTACAGGCGAGCGGCGGTGGACACGTTCTGCCGGCACAACTACGGGGTGGACGCGCCTTTCACCGTCGACCGGAGAG ttcagCCCAAGGTGAAAGTTTCCCCCACGACATCGGAGTCTGGGCCCCACTCCCATCTTCTGGTTTGCTCCGTGACGGGGTTTTACCCCTCGGGGATCGAGATCAAGTGGCTGAAGAACGGGCAGGAGCAGACGGCCGGGGTGGTGTCCACGGAGCTGCTCCATAACGGAGACTGGACCTTCCAGATCCTGGTGATGCTGGAGATGAGCCCCCGGCGCGGGGACATCTACACCTGCCAGGTGGAGCACATCAGCCTGCAGGGCCCCCTCAGCGTGAACTGGG AGGCACAGTCTGATGCTGCCAGGAGCAAGATGCTGACGGGCGTCGGGGGCTTCGTGCTGGGGCTGATCTTCCTGGTGCCAGGACTCCTCATCTACCTGAAGAATAAGAAAG GGCGCCCCATTCCCCAACCTGCAG ggctcCTGAGTTAG
- the LOC122461327 gene encoding HLA class II histocompatibility antigen, DR alpha chain-like isoform X1 has protein sequence MGAGRGVPMAQLALLTLLALPGAGAVTAENMLSQVAFYQRTDPAEQEAGEFMFEFDQDEIFHVDLERKETVWRLPDFGKFTSFEAQGALGNIAVLKKNMEIMIQRSNRTRAQNVPPEVTVFPEDPVELGEPNVLICFVDKFSPPVLSMTWLKNGQEVTGGVSETDFYPRQDNSFRKFSYLPFLPSQGDFYDCRVEHWGLPEPFTKHWEVQVPTPVPETTETLVCALGLAVGIIGIIAGTILIIKGMKMNAARNPRGPL, from the exons ATGGGCGCAGGACGGGGCGTCCCcatggcccagctggccctgctcACCCTGCTGGCCCTGCCGGGCGCCGGGGCGGTGACAG CGGAGAACATGCTCTCCCAGGTGGCCTTCTACCAGCGCACGGACCCGGCCGAGCAGGAGGCCGGGGAGTTCATGTTCGAGTTCGACCAGGACGAGATCTTCCACGTGGACCTGGAGAGGAAGGAGACCGTCTGGCGCCTGCCCGACTTCGGCAAGTTCACCAGCTTTGAGGCGCAGGGCGCCCTGGGCAACATCGCCGTGCTGAAGAAGAACATGGAGATCATGATCCAGAGGTCAAACCGCACGCGGGCCCAGAACG TGCCCCCTGAGGTGACCGTGTTCCCCGAAGACCCCgtggagctgggggagcccaaCGTCCTGATCTGCTTCGTGGACAAGTTCTCCCCACCCGTGCTCAGCATGACGTGGCTGAAGAACGGGCAGGAGGTGACGGGGGGCGTCTCGGAGACCGACTTCTACCCCCGCCAGGACAACTCCTTCCGCAAGTTCTCCTacctgcccttcctccccagccagggCGACTTCTACGACTGCCGGGTGGAGCACTGGGGGCTGCCCGAGCCCTTCACAAAGCACTGGG aAGTCCAggtccccacccccgtccccgaGACCACCGAGACCCTGGTGTGCGCCCTGGGCCTGGCCGTGGGCATCATCGGCATCATCGCGGGCACCATCCTCATCATCAAGGGCATGAAGATGAACGCCGCCCGCAACCCGCGGGGCCCCTT ATAA
- the LOC122461327 gene encoding HLA class II histocompatibility antigen, DR alpha chain-like isoform X3 — MGAGRGVPMAQLALLTLLALPGAGAVTAENMLSQVAFYQRTDPAEQEAGEFMFEFDQDEIFHVDLERKETVWRLPDFVPPEVTVFPEDPVELGEPNVLICFVDKFSPPVLSMTWLKNGQEVTGGVSETDFYPRQDNSFRKFSYLPFLPSQGDFYDCRVEHWGLPEPFTKHWEVQVPTPVPETTETLVCALGLAVGIIGIIAGTILIIKGMKMNAARNPRGPL; from the exons ATGGGCGCAGGACGGGGCGTCCCcatggcccagctggccctgctcACCCTGCTGGCCCTGCCGGGCGCCGGGGCGGTGACAG CGGAGAACATGCTCTCCCAGGTGGCCTTCTACCAGCGCACGGACCCGGCCGAGCAGGAGGCCGGGGAGTTCATGTTCGAGTTCGACCAGGACGAGATCTTCCACGTGGACCTGGAGAGGAAGGAGACCGTCTGGCGCCTGCCCGACTTCG TGCCCCCTGAGGTGACCGTGTTCCCCGAAGACCCCgtggagctgggggagcccaaCGTCCTGATCTGCTTCGTGGACAAGTTCTCCCCACCCGTGCTCAGCATGACGTGGCTGAAGAACGGGCAGGAGGTGACGGGGGGCGTCTCGGAGACCGACTTCTACCCCCGCCAGGACAACTCCTTCCGCAAGTTCTCCTacctgcccttcctccccagccagggCGACTTCTACGACTGCCGGGTGGAGCACTGGGGGCTGCCCGAGCCCTTCACAAAGCACTGGG aAGTCCAggtccccacccccgtccccgaGACCACCGAGACCCTGGTGTGCGCCCTGGGCCTGGCCGTGGGCATCATCGGCATCATCGCGGGCACCATCCTCATCATCAAGGGCATGAAGATGAACGCCGCCCGCAACCCGCGGGGCCCCTT ATAA
- the LOC119567533 gene encoding LOW QUALITY PROTEIN: kinesin-like protein KIF20B (The sequence of the model RefSeq protein was modified relative to this genomic sequence to represent the inferred CDS: inserted 2 bases in 2 codons; deleted 1 base in 1 codon): MDFSPLGRRDDIRPTNDQXREDIAVKHSILRPAKEVDSQNSTNTHSKTSESSADWKNPEKTLNHRPWASVASDRTSSVWMSFCELDNECVYHVSLPGSNDQKRRVPCLAQDIRGCSDVKDLPWIQISDSKAVFQLLQLGLKHQSVACSKRDPHSRRSRSVSTVQRLKTEDREAPAVTRVSEVALCGLAGSERRSKTRNEGDRLKESGNINTSLLILGKCPHALKNSQQPKLQLHVPFRDTRFRQAFFRGKGKLYRMVNISQCGAAYDETXSLVNNADTKMQVARRRAPVLWDRSLEDVIEDDEHLTVNNNDTHEEHDLAKETANEEEEKKVILGKEEYLRLLTPIEDLESKLINESKDKLILELKIHEEGAQEFTPYFAQRETVFKQCLSQDPELLEEDSEQRLEIYEDLVNECAKNLDEGQEMKNSHCNERAGMLEGGENGDPEKCTALEGITDSLQDDVPDIKKQAEEGRRYIGSLEDPQEAIAWLEEKLGKITVELTKTKEELTWRTDELEMQVIK; encoded by the exons ATGGATTTCTCACCCCTTGGCCGTAGAGATGATATAAGGCCGACTAACGACC TGAGAGAAGACATTGCGGTGAAACATTCAATCCTTCGCCCAGCGAAAGAGGTAGACTCTCAAAACAGCACCAACACTCACAGCAAAACTTCCGAATCATCTGCAGAC TGGAAGAACCCAGAAAAGACCCTGAACCACCGACCGTGGGCGAGCGTGGCAAGTGACAGGACGTCTTCTGTCTGGATGTCCTTCTGTGAGCTTGACAACGAGTGCGTTTACCACGTGTCGCTCCCAGGGTCAAATGACCAGAAAAGAAGGGTGCCGTGTCTTGCCCAAGACATCAGAGGCTGCTCTGATGTGAAAGATCTGCCGTGGATTCAGATTTCGGATTCAAAAGCAGTTTTTCAGCTTCTGCAGCTCGGACTGAAGCACCAGAGTGTTGCTTGCAGCAAGCGGGATCCTCACTCCCGTAGAAGTCGCAGCGTATCCACTGTTCAAAGGCTAAAGACGGAAGATCGTGAAGCTCCTGCTGTAACCCGAGTCAGTGAAGTGGCGCTCTGTGGTCTTGCTGGCTCAGAAAGACGTTCCAAGACGCGCAATGAGGGTGATAGATTGAAAGAGAGTGGAAATATTAACACTTCTCTACTGATTCTAGGCAAATGCCCCCATGCACTCAAGAACAGTCAACAGCCAAAGCTGCAGCTGCACGTACCATTTCGGGACACTCGCTTCCGTCAAgcctttttcaggggaaaagggaaGCTTTATAGGATGGTAAACATCAGCCAGTGTGGTGCTGCATATGACGAAA CGTCTCTCGTAAATAACGCTGACACGAAAATGCAGGTAGCAAGAAGAAGAGCCCCTGTACTTTGGGACAGGAGCCTGGAAGATGTGATAGAAGACGATGAGCATTTAACTGTGAATAACAATGACACACATGAAGAGCATGATCTGGCAAAAGAGACGgcaaatgaggaggaggaaaagaaagtaaTTCTTGGAAAAGAAGAGTATCTGAGACTGCTAACTCCAATAGAAGACTTGGAAAGCAAGCTGATCAATGAGAGCAAAGATAAATTAATCTTGGAACTAAAAATTCATGAAGAAGGCGCACAAGAATTTACTCCGTATTTTGCTCAACGGGAAACAGTTTTCAAGCAATGCCTTTCTCAGGATCCAGAGTTGCTGGAAGAAGATTCTGAACAACGCTTGGAAATCTACGAGGATTTGGTAAATGAATGTGCCAAAAACCTGGATGAAGGACAGGAGATGAAGAATTCCCACTGTAATGAAAGAGCTGGAATGCTGGAAGGAGGCGAGAATGGAGATCCCGAAAAGTGTACTGCTCTTGAGGGCATTACTGATTCTCTGCAAGATGATGTCCCTGATATTAAGAAGCAGGCAGAAGAAGGTCGCAGGTATATTGGATCCCTAGAAGACCCACAGGAAGCGATTGCTTGGCTTGAAGAAAAACTGGGGAAAATTACTGTTGAACTAACGAAAACCAAAGAAGAGCTGACATGGAGAACTGACGAGCTTGAAATGCAAGTGATTAAATAA
- the LOC122461327 gene encoding HLA class II histocompatibility antigen, DR alpha chain-like isoform X2 produces MGAGRGVPMAQLALLTLLALPGAGAVTAENMLSQVAFYQRTDPAEQEAGEFMFEFDQDEIFHVDLERKETVWRLPDFGKFTSFEAQGALGNIAVLKKNMEIMIQRSNRTRAQNVPPEVTVFPEDPVELGEPNVLICFVDKFSPPVLSMTWLKNGQEVTGGVSETDFYPRQDNSFRKFSYLPFLPSQGDFYDCRVEHWGLPEPFTKHWEVQVPTPVPETTETLVCALGLAVGIIGIIAGTILIIKGMKMNAARNPRGPL; encoded by the exons ATGGGCGCAGGACGGGGCGTCCCcatggcccagctggccctgctcACCCTGCTGGCCCTGCCGGGCGCCGGGGCGGTGACAG CGGAGAACATGCTCTCCCAGGTGGCCTTCTACCAGCGCACGGACCCGGCCGAGCAGGAGGCCGGGGAGTTCATGTTCGAGTTCGACCAGGACGAGATCTTCCACGTGGACCTGGAGAGGAAGGAGACCGTCTGGCGCCTGCCCGACTTCGGCAAGTTCACCAGCTTTGAGGCGCAGGGCGCCCTGGGCAACATCGCCGTGCTGAAGAAGAACATGGAGATCATGATCCAGAGGTCAAACCGCACGCGGGCCCAGAACG TGCCCCCTGAGGTGACCGTGTTCCCCGAAGACCCCgtggagctgggggagcccaaCGTCCTGATCTGCTTCGTGGACAAGTTCTCCCCACCCGTGCTCAGCATGACGTGGCTGAAGAACGGGCAGGAGGTGACGGGGGGCGTCTCGGAGACCGACTTCTACCCCCGCCAGGACAACTCCTTCCGCAAGTTCTCCTacctgcccttcctccccagccagggCGACTTCTACGACTGCCGGGTGGAGCACTGGGGGCTGCCCGAGCCCTTCACAAAGCACTGGG aAGTCCAggtccccacccccgtccccgaGACCACCGAGACCCTGGTGTGCGCCCTGGGCCTGGCCGTGGGCATCATCGGCATCATCGCGGGCACCATCCTCATCATCAAGGGCATGAAGATGAACGCCGCCCGCAACCCGCGGGGCCCCTTGTGA